The window CGGTGACGAAACCAGAGATATTGAGGCGGCACGGAAGGCCGGGGTGAGTATCGCCGCTGTGACCTGGGGATATAATAACGCAGAGGTTCTGAAGAATTTTTCACCGGACCATCTGATAAACCAGCCCCATGAACTTCTTTCGTTTATGGGGTTGTGACAGAAAAGCCATCTTATCCATTCTATTAGAGCAAGATTTCTGTAAGTACTAATCCTGTTGCGGCAAAGAGTAAGCTGACGGCCAGGAGCACGTCGCTTTTTTGCAGACCATTTGTGTCATATAGACTATGAAATTCCCCCGAGAAACCACGTAACTCCATTGCTTGCTGGACTCGCGTCCCCCGATTCCAGCTCCGCACCAGCATCATGCCCAACATATAACTATAGGTCCTGTAGGTATGGAGGTCGGTTTTCGGCTGAAAGCAGCGCAAGGTAGCTGCTCGCTGCAAACGAAAAAGCTCCTGCTGGATGAGTGATATGTAGCGGTAAGAGAAAAGGAGCAGCAGGCAGAGCTTAGGAGAAAGGCGCAGTTGCTGAAGCCCGTGGCCAAGCTGGGCAGCTGTTGAGGTAGCCAGGAGGCTGATGAAAAGAAGAACAACCGCGTTGGATTTAACGGTGATCAGGAGGCCGAGAAAAAGACCTGTGCTGTTCAGAGTGATCCCAAGCAGTGAAAAGCTGTCTTCGCCGGTATAGGTCAGTGGCAGAATAAGACAGAGTAAGATATTGAAGCTGTTCACCAGGAGTAGACGGCGTAGGAGCATCTTCCAGGAAAGATGGGCTGCCAGGACGAGGATGCATGCGAGCAGAAAGCCAAGTAAACTGGTGGCCCAGCTCTGACTCAGGGCAATAATCAGACTGAGGATAGCAGTGCAGATCAGCTTCGCTCTGGGATCTGTCCGATGGAGAAATGAAGTGCCGTCACTGAATTGTTCAAAGGTCATACGCTGCCAATAACGTTTTGCGGTGTGTCGCTGCTTGATGAGTTTTTTGAGAGGACTCTAGAAAAGAGTCTTGAGAGATCCCGCCCCCGAAAGGGCGGGCATGTAACTTCTCTTCCTGAACGATAAACGAGGGGGGGCTATTTTTTATAGGAGTCCAGGTAAGTCCAAAGAACCGCACCCAGCTCTACTCCCTTCTCGTTTCCTTCAGGATCCTTGATGGTGTAGTCAGCTTCATTCAGTGCGGCAAATCCCCACCAGCCAGGCTGAGGGCAGGCAAAGGTGAAAACGCCGTTCTCATCAGCCTTAACTACCTGGGTGACATGGTAGTCGCTCGGTGCTTTGAATTTCTTGTCTTTATTGTACAGCTCAACCTCAACCTCAGCACCAGGAACCGGTTTTCCTTTTAGCAGAACCTGACCGGAAAAGCTATTGCCTGCATAATTACCAAAAGGACGGGTCAAGGGCACGATTTCTGTTGCTATACCAACTGGCTCGTCCCAGCCTTGGTCATCACCAAAGGCTGCGATCAGGGTTTTGGTGTAGTGGATGATAGATACATCCTCAGCTGGCTCCCAGTAGGGAGTCGGTTCCATAACAAAGGTGTATACGCCAGGGCGTTTAATGGCCACCTCAGTTGTCCAGGCAGCATGATCCATGACCTTGGACTCTTTGAGCGCAGGCAGCAGGTCGGTTTTCTTGTCGCCTGCCATCATGAAAAATGCCTTAGGTTTTACCAGATCCATGCCGATCATTTCAAAGGGATGGGAAAAAGAGAGGTCAAGTTCAACACTCTTCTTTTTAGGCTCCAGAATGTTCTCTGAAGGAATAACCATTCCGAAATGGGCAAGGGCCTCACCTGTCATGCAGGCGAGAAAGAGTGCGGTTGCGGCAACAGCTTTGATCTTCATCGGTTGTACTCCTTTTTTTACATCAGATATTATATTTGAGGATCAGAAAATACGATCCAGTTTTTTCCGACAGTGAATTTCTTATTCGGCTGTCGAGTTCTTCTTCTTTTTTTTGTTTGATTGTATCCAGGCAAAGAGAGCGGCCAAGCCGATAATACAGCCGATCCCGCCGACAATATCACGTGGGCGTACTTTTTTTTCCCGTGCTTCAGCTAATTGTTGTTTTATGGGAGTCAGTTCCCTTGTTAATTCCTGCCGCACTATTTCCCGGACAGTTTTTACATCCAGTGTTCCTTGCTTTGCTTTGCTTTCTTCCACAGGAAAATTTGTGGAGGCATCCGGCAGAAGGTATTCATCTGCTGTGAGGAGCCATTCTCCACGGTGCCCGTCCCCTGAGTTTGCTATGATCCGTAGATCAGCTTTTTGTTCTATAGCCTTTTGGGGTGGCGGAAATTGGAATTTTCCTTCTCTATCTGTCTCTATTCTGAGAAGAAGCGTGTCTGATTGAGCATCCTGAACCTGTATGGTTATATTCTTTGCCTTGCGTCCCCCACTGAAGAAAGCCTCACCATAGATCTGGTTACCTTCTGCCCAGGAAAATATGT is drawn from Candidatus Electrothrix aestuarii and contains these coding sequences:
- a CDS encoding DUF4198 domain-containing protein; protein product: MKIKAVAATALFLACMTGEALAHFGMVIPSENILEPKKKSVELDLSFSHPFEMIGMDLVKPKAFFMMAGDKKTDLLPALKESKVMDHAAWTTEVAIKRPGVYTFVMEPTPYWEPAEDVSIIHYTKTLIAAFGDDQGWDEPVGIATEIVPLTRPFGNYAGNSFSGQVLLKGKPVPGAEVEVELYNKDKKFKAPSDYHVTQVVKADENGVFTFACPQPGWWGFAALNEADYTIKDPEGNEKGVELGAVLWTYLDSYKK
- the cbiQ gene encoding cobalt ECF transporter T component CbiQ — translated: MTFEQFSDGTSFLHRTDPRAKLICTAILSLIIALSQSWATSLLGFLLACILVLAAHLSWKMLLRRLLLVNSFNILLCLILPLTYTGEDSFSLLGITLNSTGLFLGLLITVKSNAVVLLFISLLATSTAAQLGHGLQQLRLSPKLCLLLLFSYRYISLIQQELFRLQRAATLRCFQPKTDLHTYRTYSYMLGMMLVRSWNRGTRVQQAMELRGFSGEFHSLYDTNGLQKSDVLLAVSLLFAATGLVLTEILL